A region from the Lutra lutra chromosome 1, mLutLut1.2, whole genome shotgun sequence genome encodes:
- the LOC125083892 gene encoding proline-rich protein 23B-like, protein MGSWPRSPSAYPEPCWGPPPGGPRPAKRRRTQEPAGLEGSLAADTLTSVVVLASGCALQLLLDDVDLVLEPEPTSALQVTVGELTLVLVPEALLRSGGQGHSPSSLERGAFPSAPEHDVAVERGLFCVSAPEMAAQEEAYEKDADREFLPPRMDPAAGSVPGLRPCAARVASPHPQGPTPGAWPWAPTPSPRRRSPLRYFNLDAHLLEPFPNSPLQPLPPSPSPGPHARPQRLPGPSRKARRRLFQE, encoded by the coding sequence ATGGGCAGCTGGCCTCGCAGCCCCAGCGCCTACCCCGAGCCCTGCTGGGGACCGCCGCCAGGAGGACCCCGCCCTGCGAAGCGCCGCCGAACCCAGGAGCCCGCGGGCCTGGAGGGGTCCCTGGCCGCGGACACACTCACCTCCGTGGTGGTCCTGGCCAGCGGCTGTGCCCTGCAGCTGCTCCTGGACGACGTCGACCTGGTGCTCGAGCCCGAGCCGACGTCGGCCCTGCAAGTGACCGTCGGAGAGCTCACCCTCGTGCTGGTCCCCGAGGCTCTCCTGCGCTCCGGAGGGCAGGGCCACTCGCCTTCCAGCCTGGAACGCGGCGCGTTCCCGAGCGCACCCGAGCACGACGTCGCCGTCGAGCGGGGCCTCTTCTGCGTTTCTGCCCCAGAGATGGCCGCCCAAGAAGAAGCCTACGAGAAAGACGCCGACCGCGAGTTCCTGCCGCCTCGGATGGACCCTGCAGCGGGCTCCGTCCCTGGGCTCCGCCCCTGCGCTGCAAGGGTGGCCAGCCCCCACCCGCAGGGCCCCACACCGGGTGCCTGGCCTTGGGCGCCCACCCCTAGTCCAAGGAGACGCTCTCCTCTCCGCTACTTCAACCTGGACGCCCACCTTCTGGAGCCCTTCCCCAACTCGCCACTCCAACCTCTACCTCCCTCTCCGAGTCCAGGCCCCCACGCGCGCCCCCAGCGCCTTCCGGGTCCCTCTCGCAAGGCCCGGAGGCGCCTATTCCAGGAATGA